One region of Erythrolamprus reginae isolate rEryReg1 chromosome 12, rEryReg1.hap1, whole genome shotgun sequence genomic DNA includes:
- the NHERF4 gene encoding Na(+)/H(+) exchange regulatory cofactor NHE-RF4 isoform X2 — translation MKFEFNPREGIDNPALSLAEDSEPEGASQIRFCLLKKEVGDNLGFSLRQEAVGTCPIVRKVTPGGLAYRKGLRDGDRILEVNGVNVEGMGYLRVIWKIRSSSKQVLLTLLEGNAYEVAKALNQDLNQLLSRYGRPRLCCVPKGSGSLGFSVSAPEGVTGVFQLSVLQNGPAHKAGVPHGSWLVELNGVSVKNWTTAQLNQKLKQSSSPVGLLVIDSRSEEAYRQCGVKVTANLADTSWVPYQVTKLQMTRGEDGYGFLMKEEKTSLGKRAQFLRDLDAGLPAEKAGMKEGDCLLAVNGEIVEDFDHQEVVSRIRSDKQRVTLLVIDSEGSKFYNTVGVSPLVFYDDEDSSSSFLTTHGSTSPGIFQEQSWPALRPCHCQLPSNTAPPGQLDPTPWTFTIEDHDGFSQAF, via the exons AT GAAATTTGAATTTAACCCGAGAGAAGGGATCGATAATCCCGCTTTATCTCTGGCAGAGGATTCCG aaccaGAAGGGGCTTCCCAGATACGTTTCTGTTTACTGAAGAAAGAAGTTGGTGACAACTTGGGCTTCTCGTTGCGCCAGGAAGCCGTCGGGACGTGCCCCATTGTGCGGAAGGTGACACCTGGGGGGCTGGCCTACCGTAAAGGCCTCCGGGATGGAGACCGAATCCTTGAGGTCAACGGAGTTAACGTTGAAGGCATGGGATATCTTCGG GTGATCTGGAAAATCCGGAGTAGCTCAAAACAGGTGCTGCTCACCCTCCTGGAAGGGAATGCCTATGAAGTAGCCAAAGCCCTCAATCAGGATCTCAACCAGCTCTTGTCCAGATACGGCAGGCCACGCCTGTGCTGCGTCCCCAAAGGCTCGGGCAGTTTGGGCTTCAGCGTTTCAGCTCCAGAAG GTGTGACCGGCGTATTCCAACTCTCCGTGCTTCAGAACGGACCAGCTCATAAAGCCGGAGTGCCTCATGGTTCCTGGCTGGTGGAACTCAACGGCGTCAGTGTTAAGAACTGGACGACTGCCCAACTCAACCAAAAG CTCAAACAGAGCAGCAGTCCCGTGGGGCTCCTGGTGATAGACAGCCGGTCGGAAGAGGCGTACCGACAGTGTGGTGTTAAGGTTACAGCGAACCTGGCCGACACCTCGTGGGTTCCGTACCAAGTGACGAAGCTTCAAATGACACGAGGAGAAGACGGATACGGGTTCTTAATGAAGGAAGAGAAGACCAGCTTGGGAAAGAGGG CCCAATTTTTGAGAGACCTGGATGCCGGGCTCCCCGCTGAAAAGGCAGGGATGAAAGAAGGCGATTGTCTGCTGGCGGTGAACGGCGAGATTGTTGAAGATTTTGACCACCAGGAAGTGGTGTCGAGGATCCGTTCCGACAAGCAGCGCGTGACTCTCTTGGTCATCGACTCAGAAGGGAGCAAGTTCTACAATACG GTTGGAGTATCTCCTTTAGTCTTCTACGATGACGAAGACTCCTCATCAAGCTTTCTGACCACCCATGGTTCTACTTCTCCAGGCATCTTTCAGGAACAAAGTTGGCCTGCTTTGAGACCGTGTCATTGTCAACTCCCTAGCAATACAGCGCCACCTGGCCAACTTGACCCTACCCCATGGACCTTCACCATAGAG GACCACGATGGGTTCAGCCAGGCATTCTAG
- the NLRX1 gene encoding NLR family member X1 isoform X1: MSFSVEGLDFGVMHFKQRLHRMGVQYGRVKPSTPRGRNRGAASLARPLDLMLGRSPLFQRIFHLDQTRYSSASPLRNFTHYPGMLQEATSRPASPRPNQKVPKNIATSEAIKKHKKSLADWFRRQPNEEKQFGPSFSLDATHVDPVIRESSLEEILKPSPDLTIQNQLQCSCSHTIGLQNLFDPDLCGQDVKNVVLYGTVGTGKSTLIKKMVMDWCHDLLPAFELLLPFSCEDLSQGSSPMSLRRLVTKKYLHLQEVVPLLGSSNLKVLFILNGLDRLNLDFRLARTELCCDPKEPLLPAAIAVNLLRKYMMPEASIIVTTRPSAARRIPSKFVGRYVEVCGFSDLNLQKLYFQMRLRQPECAGTSGPPTAELAHEQDNLLEMLSRNLERHNQIMAACFLPSYCWLVCMTLHFLHFTKAVPPTQTLTGIYTSFLRLNFSGEVLDSTDPSNISMMKYVAKTVGKLAYQGVMSRQTCFTEKDLRRCFEVEMKMESELNLLNTFRSDVLRFFLTPCVQSGKEHTFVFTIPAMQEYLAALYVVLGEKKTLVQRVGKEVSEIIGKVSEDVALVLSVVSKFLPLRILPLLFNLIKIFPRYFTRFSTKDRDTIAHTMAVEMFKEEDYFNDDVLDQINFSILGVEGPMRHPDEASDDEVFELFPIFMGGLLSRRNRAILDQLGCPIKNLAAFEIAKAMKKTVIRNSRKGLPPSELMDYLFFLHEFQNERFTAEAVQSLRTINLSSVKMTPLKCAVLASVLGTTSHDVEELNLASCHLDAGSLKTLFPVLLRCKKLHLQLNNLGPEACRDIRNMLLHEKCVVETLRLADNPLTEQGAGYLAEGLAGNTSLTNLSLLHTSLKNQGVKVLTQYLAQNQHLQELDVAYNSLTDEAALALVEEAKRHPTLETVHLYFNEISEEGKQALHELRKNRDGLRVLIYLTMGADVSDYWAIILNVVQKNLPIWDRERVKQHLGLLLEDLQCSRRQTVNPWKKLKFVRVESEVKRMLGHIQRGAL, from the exons GGAGAAGCCCCCTCTTCCAGAGAATATTTCACCTGGACCAGACTCGGTATTCCTCAGCATCCCCACTCAG GAACTTCACCCATTACCCGGGAATGTTACAAGAGGCAACATCTCGTCCGGCTTCCCCCAGGCCAAACCAAAAAGTGCCGAAGAACATAGCAACTTCTG AAGCCATCAAAAAACACAAGAAAAGTTTGGCGGATTGGTTTCGCCGACAGCCCAACGAGGAGAAGCAATTCGGACCTTCCTTCTCCCTGGACGCTACCCACGTCGACCCGGTGATCCGGGAGAGCTCCCTGGAGGAAATCTTGAAACCTTCTCCAGACCTGACGATCCAGAACCAACTCCAATGTTCTTGCAGCCACACCATCGGTCTCCAGAACCTGTTTGACCCAGACCTCTGCGGACAAGACGTGAAAAATGTGGTCCTCTATGGGACGGTGGGCACGGGGAAAAGCACCCTCATCAAGAAGATGGTGATGGACTGGTGTCACGACCTTCTTCCTGCTTTTGAGctgctcctccccttctcctgcGAGGACCTTTCGCAGGGCAGCAGCCCCATGTCTTTGCGCCGTCTGGTAACCAAGAAGTACCTCCACCTCCAGGAAGTGGTCCCGCTGCTTGGCTCCAGCAACCTCAAGGTGCTCTTCATCCTCAACGGCCTTGACCGTCTCAACCTAGACTTCCGCCTGGCCCGGACTGAGCTTTGCTGTGACCCCAAGGAGCCCCTCTTGCCAGCCGCCATTGCGGTCAACCTGCTGAGGAAGTACATGATGCCCGAG GCCAGCATCATTGTCACTACTCGCCCTTCAGCCGCGCGTCGGATCCCCAGCAAGTTTGTGGGACGCTACGTTGAAGTCTGTGGCTTCTCGGACCTCAACCTCCAGAAGCTTTACTTCCAGATGCGCCTACGGCAGCCTGAGTGCGCAGGGACCTCTGGCCCTCCCACGGCAGAGCTGGCCCACGAGCAGGACAACCTACTGGAGATGCTCtcaaggaacctggagaggcacAACCAGATCATGGCcgcctgcttccttccttcctactgcTGGTTGGTGTGTATGACCCTGCACTTCCTCCATTTTACCAAGGCGGTGCCTCCCACTCAAACTCTAACCGGGATCTACACCAGCTTCCTACGGCTCAACTTCAGTGGTGAAGTGCTGGACAGCACGGATCCTTCCAATATCTCCATGATGAAGTACGTGGCCAAGACGGTGGGCAAGTTGGCCTACCAAGGGGTGATGTCTCGGCAAACTTGCTTTACGGAGAAGGATCTCCGGCGTTGTTTCGAGGTGGAGATGAAGATGGAGAGTGAGTTGAACCTCTTGAACACGTTCCGCAGCGATGTTCTCCGCTTCTTCTTGACTCCTTGTGTCCAGTCGGGCAAGGAACACACGTTCGTCTTCACCATTCCAGCCATGCAAGAGTACTTGGCTGCCCTTTACGTGGTCTTGGGGGAGAAGAAGACCTTGGTGCAACGGGTGGGCAAGGAAGTCTCTGAAATCATCGGGAAAGTCAGCGAAGACGTGGCCCTGGTGCTCAGCGTGGTGTCCAAGTTCTTGCCGTTGCGCATCCTGCCCCTGCTCTTCAACCTCATCAAGATCTTCCCCCGCTACTTCACCCGGTTCAGTACCAAGGACAGGGACACCATCGCCCACACCATGGCGGTGGAGATGTTCAAAGAGGAGGACTACTTCAACGACGACGTCCTGGACCAGATCAACTTCAGCATCCTCGGGGTGGAAGGTCCCATGCGCCACCCGGACGAAGCTTCCGACGACGAGGTCTTCGAGCTCTTCCCCATCTTCATGGGTGGCTTGCTCTCCCGGCGTAACCGGGCCATCCTGGATCAACTGGGCTGTCCCATCAAGAACCTGGCCGCCTTCGAGATCGCCAAGGCCATGAAGAAGACGGTCATCCGGAACAGCCGAAAGGGCTTGCCGCCCTCTGAGCTGATGGACTATCTCTTCTTTCTGCACGAGTTCCAGAACGAACGCTTCACGGCGGAGGCTGTGCAGTCCTTGAGGACCATCAACCTCTCTTCGGTGAAGATGACCCCTCTCAAATGTGCCGTCCTGGCTTCAGTTCTGGGCACTACGAGCCACGACGTCGAGGAGCTCAATCTCGCCTCTTGCCATCTCGATGCGGGCAGCCTGAAAACCCTCTTCCCCGTCTTGCTGCGATGCAAAAAACTCCA TTTGCAGCTCAACAATCTGGGCCCGGAGGCATGCAGGGACATCCGGAATATGCTTCTGCATGAGAAATGTGTGGTTGAAACCTTGCG GCTTGCAGACAACCCACTGACCGAGCAGGGGGCCGGCTACCTTGCTGAAGGCCTGGCTGGCAACACCTCTTTGACAAACCTCTCGCTACTTCACACCTCCTTGAAGAACCAAGGGGTGAAGGTGCTCACCCAGTACCTGGCTCAGAACCAGCATCTCCAGGAGCTGGATGTGGCCTACAATTCATTGACCGATGAAGCTGCCTTGGCCCTGGTGGAAGAGGCCAAGAGACACCCAACGCTGGAAACCGTGCA CTTGTACTTCAACGAGATCAGCGAAGAAGGCAAACAAGCCCTGCACGAATTGCGCAAGAACCGCGACGGCCTCCGCGTGCTCATCTACCTGACCATGGGAGCAGACGTGTCCGACTACTGGGCCATCATCCTCAACGTGGTCCAGAAGAACCTGCCCATCTGGGACCGGGAGCGGGTGAAGCAACATCTGGGGTTGCTCCTGGAAGACCTTCAGTGCAGCCGCCGGCAGACGGTCAACCCTTGGAAGAAGCTCAAGTTTGTGAGAGTGGAGAGCGAGGTCAAGAGGATGTTGGGTCATATACAGAGAGGCGCCCTTTGA
- the NHERF4 gene encoding Na(+)/H(+) exchange regulatory cofactor NHE-RF4 isoform X1: MKQKNGLQDTTESTMKFEFNPREGIDNPALSLAEDSEPEGASQIRFCLLKKEVGDNLGFSLRQEAVGTCPIVRKVTPGGLAYRKGLRDGDRILEVNGVNVEGMGYLRVIWKIRSSSKQVLLTLLEGNAYEVAKALNQDLNQLLSRYGRPRLCCVPKGSGSLGFSVSAPEGVTGVFQLSVLQNGPAHKAGVPHGSWLVELNGVSVKNWTTAQLNQKLKQSSSPVGLLVIDSRSEEAYRQCGVKVTANLADTSWVPYQVTKLQMTRGEDGYGFLMKEEKTSLGKRAQFLRDLDAGLPAEKAGMKEGDCLLAVNGEIVEDFDHQEVVSRIRSDKQRVTLLVIDSEGSKFYNTVGVSPLVFYDDEDSSSSFLTTHGSTSPGIFQEQSWPALRPCHCQLPSNTAPPGQLDPTPWTFTIEDHDGFSQAF, from the exons ATGAAGCAGAAAAACG GGCTGCAGGACACCACGGAATCAACCAT GAAATTTGAATTTAACCCGAGAGAAGGGATCGATAATCCCGCTTTATCTCTGGCAGAGGATTCCG aaccaGAAGGGGCTTCCCAGATACGTTTCTGTTTACTGAAGAAAGAAGTTGGTGACAACTTGGGCTTCTCGTTGCGCCAGGAAGCCGTCGGGACGTGCCCCATTGTGCGGAAGGTGACACCTGGGGGGCTGGCCTACCGTAAAGGCCTCCGGGATGGAGACCGAATCCTTGAGGTCAACGGAGTTAACGTTGAAGGCATGGGATATCTTCGG GTGATCTGGAAAATCCGGAGTAGCTCAAAACAGGTGCTGCTCACCCTCCTGGAAGGGAATGCCTATGAAGTAGCCAAAGCCCTCAATCAGGATCTCAACCAGCTCTTGTCCAGATACGGCAGGCCACGCCTGTGCTGCGTCCCCAAAGGCTCGGGCAGTTTGGGCTTCAGCGTTTCAGCTCCAGAAG GTGTGACCGGCGTATTCCAACTCTCCGTGCTTCAGAACGGACCAGCTCATAAAGCCGGAGTGCCTCATGGTTCCTGGCTGGTGGAACTCAACGGCGTCAGTGTTAAGAACTGGACGACTGCCCAACTCAACCAAAAG CTCAAACAGAGCAGCAGTCCCGTGGGGCTCCTGGTGATAGACAGCCGGTCGGAAGAGGCGTACCGACAGTGTGGTGTTAAGGTTACAGCGAACCTGGCCGACACCTCGTGGGTTCCGTACCAAGTGACGAAGCTTCAAATGACACGAGGAGAAGACGGATACGGGTTCTTAATGAAGGAAGAGAAGACCAGCTTGGGAAAGAGGG CCCAATTTTTGAGAGACCTGGATGCCGGGCTCCCCGCTGAAAAGGCAGGGATGAAAGAAGGCGATTGTCTGCTGGCGGTGAACGGCGAGATTGTTGAAGATTTTGACCACCAGGAAGTGGTGTCGAGGATCCGTTCCGACAAGCAGCGCGTGACTCTCTTGGTCATCGACTCAGAAGGGAGCAAGTTCTACAATACG GTTGGAGTATCTCCTTTAGTCTTCTACGATGACGAAGACTCCTCATCAAGCTTTCTGACCACCCATGGTTCTACTTCTCCAGGCATCTTTCAGGAACAAAGTTGGCCTGCTTTGAGACCGTGTCATTGTCAACTCCCTAGCAATACAGCGCCACCTGGCCAACTTGACCCTACCCCATGGACCTTCACCATAGAG GACCACGATGGGTTCAGCCAGGCATTCTAG
- the NLRX1 gene encoding NLR family member X1 isoform X2, with product MHFKQRLHRMGVQYGRVKPSTPRGRNRGAASLARPLDLMLGRSPLFQRIFHLDQTRYSSASPLRNFTHYPGMLQEATSRPASPRPNQKVPKNIATSEAIKKHKKSLADWFRRQPNEEKQFGPSFSLDATHVDPVIRESSLEEILKPSPDLTIQNQLQCSCSHTIGLQNLFDPDLCGQDVKNVVLYGTVGTGKSTLIKKMVMDWCHDLLPAFELLLPFSCEDLSQGSSPMSLRRLVTKKYLHLQEVVPLLGSSNLKVLFILNGLDRLNLDFRLARTELCCDPKEPLLPAAIAVNLLRKYMMPEASIIVTTRPSAARRIPSKFVGRYVEVCGFSDLNLQKLYFQMRLRQPECAGTSGPPTAELAHEQDNLLEMLSRNLERHNQIMAACFLPSYCWLVCMTLHFLHFTKAVPPTQTLTGIYTSFLRLNFSGEVLDSTDPSNISMMKYVAKTVGKLAYQGVMSRQTCFTEKDLRRCFEVEMKMESELNLLNTFRSDVLRFFLTPCVQSGKEHTFVFTIPAMQEYLAALYVVLGEKKTLVQRVGKEVSEIIGKVSEDVALVLSVVSKFLPLRILPLLFNLIKIFPRYFTRFSTKDRDTIAHTMAVEMFKEEDYFNDDVLDQINFSILGVEGPMRHPDEASDDEVFELFPIFMGGLLSRRNRAILDQLGCPIKNLAAFEIAKAMKKTVIRNSRKGLPPSELMDYLFFLHEFQNERFTAEAVQSLRTINLSSVKMTPLKCAVLASVLGTTSHDVEELNLASCHLDAGSLKTLFPVLLRCKKLHLQLNNLGPEACRDIRNMLLHEKCVVETLRLADNPLTEQGAGYLAEGLAGNTSLTNLSLLHTSLKNQGVKVLTQYLAQNQHLQELDVAYNSLTDEAALALVEEAKRHPTLETVHLYFNEISEEGKQALHELRKNRDGLRVLIYLTMGADVSDYWAIILNVVQKNLPIWDRERVKQHLGLLLEDLQCSRRQTVNPWKKLKFVRVESEVKRMLGHIQRGAL from the exons GGAGAAGCCCCCTCTTCCAGAGAATATTTCACCTGGACCAGACTCGGTATTCCTCAGCATCCCCACTCAG GAACTTCACCCATTACCCGGGAATGTTACAAGAGGCAACATCTCGTCCGGCTTCCCCCAGGCCAAACCAAAAAGTGCCGAAGAACATAGCAACTTCTG AAGCCATCAAAAAACACAAGAAAAGTTTGGCGGATTGGTTTCGCCGACAGCCCAACGAGGAGAAGCAATTCGGACCTTCCTTCTCCCTGGACGCTACCCACGTCGACCCGGTGATCCGGGAGAGCTCCCTGGAGGAAATCTTGAAACCTTCTCCAGACCTGACGATCCAGAACCAACTCCAATGTTCTTGCAGCCACACCATCGGTCTCCAGAACCTGTTTGACCCAGACCTCTGCGGACAAGACGTGAAAAATGTGGTCCTCTATGGGACGGTGGGCACGGGGAAAAGCACCCTCATCAAGAAGATGGTGATGGACTGGTGTCACGACCTTCTTCCTGCTTTTGAGctgctcctccccttctcctgcGAGGACCTTTCGCAGGGCAGCAGCCCCATGTCTTTGCGCCGTCTGGTAACCAAGAAGTACCTCCACCTCCAGGAAGTGGTCCCGCTGCTTGGCTCCAGCAACCTCAAGGTGCTCTTCATCCTCAACGGCCTTGACCGTCTCAACCTAGACTTCCGCCTGGCCCGGACTGAGCTTTGCTGTGACCCCAAGGAGCCCCTCTTGCCAGCCGCCATTGCGGTCAACCTGCTGAGGAAGTACATGATGCCCGAG GCCAGCATCATTGTCACTACTCGCCCTTCAGCCGCGCGTCGGATCCCCAGCAAGTTTGTGGGACGCTACGTTGAAGTCTGTGGCTTCTCGGACCTCAACCTCCAGAAGCTTTACTTCCAGATGCGCCTACGGCAGCCTGAGTGCGCAGGGACCTCTGGCCCTCCCACGGCAGAGCTGGCCCACGAGCAGGACAACCTACTGGAGATGCTCtcaaggaacctggagaggcacAACCAGATCATGGCcgcctgcttccttccttcctactgcTGGTTGGTGTGTATGACCCTGCACTTCCTCCATTTTACCAAGGCGGTGCCTCCCACTCAAACTCTAACCGGGATCTACACCAGCTTCCTACGGCTCAACTTCAGTGGTGAAGTGCTGGACAGCACGGATCCTTCCAATATCTCCATGATGAAGTACGTGGCCAAGACGGTGGGCAAGTTGGCCTACCAAGGGGTGATGTCTCGGCAAACTTGCTTTACGGAGAAGGATCTCCGGCGTTGTTTCGAGGTGGAGATGAAGATGGAGAGTGAGTTGAACCTCTTGAACACGTTCCGCAGCGATGTTCTCCGCTTCTTCTTGACTCCTTGTGTCCAGTCGGGCAAGGAACACACGTTCGTCTTCACCATTCCAGCCATGCAAGAGTACTTGGCTGCCCTTTACGTGGTCTTGGGGGAGAAGAAGACCTTGGTGCAACGGGTGGGCAAGGAAGTCTCTGAAATCATCGGGAAAGTCAGCGAAGACGTGGCCCTGGTGCTCAGCGTGGTGTCCAAGTTCTTGCCGTTGCGCATCCTGCCCCTGCTCTTCAACCTCATCAAGATCTTCCCCCGCTACTTCACCCGGTTCAGTACCAAGGACAGGGACACCATCGCCCACACCATGGCGGTGGAGATGTTCAAAGAGGAGGACTACTTCAACGACGACGTCCTGGACCAGATCAACTTCAGCATCCTCGGGGTGGAAGGTCCCATGCGCCACCCGGACGAAGCTTCCGACGACGAGGTCTTCGAGCTCTTCCCCATCTTCATGGGTGGCTTGCTCTCCCGGCGTAACCGGGCCATCCTGGATCAACTGGGCTGTCCCATCAAGAACCTGGCCGCCTTCGAGATCGCCAAGGCCATGAAGAAGACGGTCATCCGGAACAGCCGAAAGGGCTTGCCGCCCTCTGAGCTGATGGACTATCTCTTCTTTCTGCACGAGTTCCAGAACGAACGCTTCACGGCGGAGGCTGTGCAGTCCTTGAGGACCATCAACCTCTCTTCGGTGAAGATGACCCCTCTCAAATGTGCCGTCCTGGCTTCAGTTCTGGGCACTACGAGCCACGACGTCGAGGAGCTCAATCTCGCCTCTTGCCATCTCGATGCGGGCAGCCTGAAAACCCTCTTCCCCGTCTTGCTGCGATGCAAAAAACTCCA TTTGCAGCTCAACAATCTGGGCCCGGAGGCATGCAGGGACATCCGGAATATGCTTCTGCATGAGAAATGTGTGGTTGAAACCTTGCG GCTTGCAGACAACCCACTGACCGAGCAGGGGGCCGGCTACCTTGCTGAAGGCCTGGCTGGCAACACCTCTTTGACAAACCTCTCGCTACTTCACACCTCCTTGAAGAACCAAGGGGTGAAGGTGCTCACCCAGTACCTGGCTCAGAACCAGCATCTCCAGGAGCTGGATGTGGCCTACAATTCATTGACCGATGAAGCTGCCTTGGCCCTGGTGGAAGAGGCCAAGAGACACCCAACGCTGGAAACCGTGCA CTTGTACTTCAACGAGATCAGCGAAGAAGGCAAACAAGCCCTGCACGAATTGCGCAAGAACCGCGACGGCCTCCGCGTGCTCATCTACCTGACCATGGGAGCAGACGTGTCCGACTACTGGGCCATCATCCTCAACGTGGTCCAGAAGAACCTGCCCATCTGGGACCGGGAGCGGGTGAAGCAACATCTGGGGTTGCTCCTGGAAGACCTTCAGTGCAGCCGCCGGCAGACGGTCAACCCTTGGAAGAAGCTCAAGTTTGTGAGAGTGGAGAGCGAGGTCAAGAGGATGTTGGGTCATATACAGAGAGGCGCCCTTTGA